The Erythrobacter sp. F6033 genome window below encodes:
- a CDS encoding protein-L-isoaspartate O-methyltransferase has product MTTMTAPSESATARRAMIDSQLRTSGVNEEFALARMLAVPREDFLPEDKAAQAYTDRSIAIGEDAYLGSPLFYGKLLLEADPDKNDNVLIVEGGTGYLAELLRPLVGSIDTMSVADAAAGKDAKGGSYSLVVIDGAIEQLPDAIASCVAENGRIVSGLLLRQVTRLAAGRKVAGHLSLQPVEDIGIPVLHAFDKPKSWTF; this is encoded by the coding sequence ATGACGACCATGACAGCCCCTTCCGAATCCGCCACTGCCCGCCGTGCAATGATCGATAGCCAGCTGCGCACCAGCGGCGTGAACGAAGAGTTCGCGCTGGCCCGTATGTTGGCTGTGCCTCGCGAGGATTTTCTTCCCGAAGACAAAGCGGCGCAGGCCTATACCGATCGCTCCATCGCTATCGGCGAAGATGCTTATCTTGGATCGCCTTTGTTTTACGGAAAGCTTCTGCTCGAAGCCGATCCGGACAAGAACGACAATGTGCTGATCGTAGAAGGCGGCACCGGATATCTGGCAGAGCTGCTGCGCCCGCTGGTCGGATCAATCGATACAATGTCTGTGGCTGATGCTGCGGCAGGTAAAGATGCCAAAGGCGGCTCGTATTCGCTCGTCGTGATCGACGGCGCTATTGAGCAGTTGCCCGATGCCATCGCCTCCTGCGTCGCCGAAAACGGCCGGATCGTTTCCGGTTTGCTTTTACGCCAGGTCACTCGCCTCGCCGCGGGCCGCAAAGTCGCAGGCCACCTTTCGCTTCAACCTGTTGAAGATATCGGCATCCCCGTGCTGCACGCCTTCGATAAACCCAAGAGCTGGACTTTCTAA
- a CDS encoding metallophosphoesterase has protein sequence MTTRLIHISDVHFGVEDRSALAMVERIVADEAPDAVVCTGDLTQRATHAQYADAAKWFASLDVPVVLDPGNHDMPYYNLWERFTDPYKRYRTLKEEVGSELTSDDVVLVPLKTTVRAQARFPWSDGVVMGAALDDTLGRLKDLVGDPRTKIVTAHHPLLGPKGSSANPTIRGDQAFEAIAAAGAHAVISGHVHVPFDEVRTVGGQSMRLIGTGTLSTRLRHGAPPSFRRISCGPGGKITSELCEVTH, from the coding sequence ATGACTACTCGGCTTATTCATATTAGCGATGTCCATTTCGGAGTCGAGGACCGCAGTGCGCTGGCTATGGTTGAGCGCATCGTTGCGGATGAGGCGCCCGATGCGGTGGTGTGCACGGGTGATCTGACACAGCGCGCCACGCATGCCCAATACGCCGATGCAGCAAAGTGGTTCGCATCCCTTGATGTGCCGGTAGTGCTCGATCCAGGCAATCACGACATGCCGTATTACAATCTGTGGGAGCGGTTCACTGATCCCTACAAGCGGTATCGCACCCTCAAAGAAGAAGTCGGTTCCGAACTGACGTCGGACGATGTTGTGCTCGTTCCGCTGAAGACGACTGTGCGGGCTCAGGCTCGCTTTCCATGGTCAGACGGTGTCGTCATGGGCGCCGCGCTGGACGATACCTTAGGCCGATTGAAGGACCTGGTGGGGGACCCGCGCACCAAGATCGTAACCGCGCACCATCCTCTGTTGGGGCCAAAGGGCTCATCCGCGAACCCGACCATCCGCGGGGATCAAGCATTCGAGGCGATAGCCGCTGCGGGTGCACATGCCGTGATATCGGGACATGTGCATGTGCCTTTCGATGAGGTTCGAACCGTTGGCGGTCAGAGCATGCGCTTGATCGGAACGGGGACTTTGTCGACCCGTCTTCGGCACGGAGCTCCACCATCCTTTCGCCGGATCTCTTGCGGGCCAGGCGGAAAAATCACGTCCGAATTGTGCGAAGTCACGCACTAA
- a CDS encoding UrcA family protein, whose protein sequence is MKTFAIATAAIGLAVTAVPAFAGPTDVPVEKVSTAGLDLDTPAGQKMLDQRIDRAARSVCRVNEVRTGSRLKSVEARACVSKARASAKRQITSIIENERLGG, encoded by the coding sequence ATGAAGACTTTCGCAATCGCGACTGCCGCCATTGGCTTGGCAGTAACAGCAGTTCCCGCATTTGCTGGACCTACCGATGTTCCGGTCGAAAAGGTTAGCACCGCAGGCCTGGATCTGGACACTCCAGCTGGCCAGAAAATGCTCGACCAGCGGATCGATCGCGCTGCCCGTTCGGTGTGCCGCGTCAACGAAGTGCGCACCGGCTCACGATTGAAAAGTGTCGAAGCCCGCGCCTGTGTTTCCAAAGCTCGCGCCAGCGCCAAACGTCAGATTACCAGCATTATCGAAAACGAACGCCTGGGCGGATAA
- the thiS gene encoding sulfur carrier protein ThiS codes for MSEMKSITLNGDVRKSAASTIADLVRELELTPEKVAVERNGEIVARSTLETVTLNDGDTLEIVHFVGGGDKTDTWTVAGRTFTSRLIVGTGKYQDFEQNAAAVEASGAEIVTVAVRRVNVSDPKAPMLTDFIDPKKITYLPNTAGCFTADDAIRTLRLAREAGGWDLVKLEVLGEARTLYPDMRETLKATETLAKEGFLPMVYCVDDPIAAKQLEDAGAVAVMPLGAPIGSGLGIQNQVTIRLIVEGANVPVLVDAGVGTASDAAVGMELGCDGILMNTAIAEAKDPIRMARAMKLAVEGGREAYLSGRMGRRRYADPSSPLAGLI; via the coding sequence ATGAGTGAAATGAAATCAATCACCCTCAATGGCGATGTGCGCAAAAGCGCGGCATCGACAATTGCTGACCTCGTTCGCGAGCTTGAACTAACGCCAGAAAAGGTAGCGGTTGAGCGCAACGGCGAAATTGTAGCCCGCTCGACGCTTGAAACCGTCACCCTTAATGATGGCGACACGCTGGAGATCGTTCATTTTGTCGGAGGCGGGGACAAGACAGACACTTGGACCGTTGCCGGAAGGACATTCACGTCGCGGTTGATTGTCGGCACTGGCAAATACCAGGATTTCGAACAGAATGCCGCTGCTGTGGAAGCCAGCGGTGCAGAAATCGTGACGGTAGCCGTTCGGCGAGTGAATGTGAGCGATCCCAAGGCTCCGATGCTTACGGATTTCATTGATCCGAAAAAGATCACGTATCTGCCCAACACAGCCGGCTGTTTCACCGCCGATGATGCAATTCGCACACTGCGCCTGGCGCGTGAGGCTGGTGGATGGGATTTGGTCAAACTCGAAGTCCTCGGCGAGGCACGCACGCTCTACCCCGATATGCGCGAAACGCTGAAAGCGACCGAGACGCTCGCCAAAGAAGGCTTCCTTCCGATGGTCTACTGCGTTGATGATCCCATCGCTGCAAAACAGCTCGAGGATGCCGGCGCCGTTGCGGTGATGCCGCTTGGCGCGCCGATTGGATCGGGTCTGGGTATTCAGAACCAAGTGACGATCCGCTTGATCGTCGAAGGCGCCAATGTGCCGGTTCTTGTTGATGCGGGCGTGGGCACCGCGTCTGACGCGGCGGTTGGCATGGAGCTGGGGTGTGACGGCATCCTGATGAACACAGCGATTGCGGAGGCGAAAGATCCGATCCGTATGGCCCGCGCTATGAAGCTTGCGGTTGAAGGAGGGCGGGAAGCCTATCTTTCTGGCCGAATGGGTCGCCGCAGATATGCCGATCCAAGCTCGCCGCTGGCTGGGCTGATCTAG
- the rplM gene encoding 50S ribosomal protein L13, producing MKALSKQTQSAKPAEVEKKWHIIDADGLVVGRLAAIIANHLRGKHKPSYTPHVDCGDHIIVINADKVKFTSNKAEKKIYYKHTGHPGGIKETTPAKILEGRFPERVLKKAVERMIPRGPLGRDQMRALHLYNGTEHPHDGQNPQVLDVASMNRKNKVSG from the coding sequence ATGAAGGCCCTCAGTAAACAGACCCAGTCGGCGAAGCCGGCAGAGGTCGAAAAAAAATGGCACATCATTGATGCGGACGGCCTCGTAGTCGGTCGCCTCGCAGCCATCATTGCCAATCACCTGCGCGGTAAGCACAAGCCAAGCTATACTCCGCATGTCGATTGCGGCGATCACATCATCGTGATCAACGCCGACAAGGTGAAATTCACCAGCAACAAAGCTGAGAAGAAAATCTATTACAAGCACACCGGCCACCCGGGCGGTATCAAGGAAACAACCCCTGCGAAGATTCTCGAAGGTCGTTTTCCTGAGCGCGTGCTTAAGAAAGCCGTTGAGCGCATGATCCCGCGCGGCCCGCTCGGCCGTGATCAGATGCGCGCTCTGCACCTCTACAATGGCACCGAGCACCCACATGACGGGCAAAACCCTCAAGTGCTCGACGTGGCTTCCATGAACCGCAAGAACAAGGTCTCCGGATAA
- the fumC gene encoding class II fumarate hydratase gives MSDIHNDGKIFGATGKVRIETDSLGEVAVPVDAHWGAQTQRSLANFAIGTETMPAPLVKALGIQKQSAARANMDLGVLDAKIGDAIIKAAHEVIDGTLASQFPLSVWQTGSGTQSNMNANEVIASRANELLTGELGGKEPVHPNDHCNMGQSSNDTFPTAMHIAAASETIEQLIPALDHLQSALDAKATAYADIVKIGRTHLQDATPLTLGQEFSGYAKQVEYGIARLENALPRVLELAQGGTAVGTGINSTVGFAEKFAAQVAEATGHSFVTAPNKFESLAAHDALVELSGALNSVAVSCMKIANDIRLLGSGPRSGLGEIALPANEPGSSIMPGKVNPTQCEALTMVCAQVMGNNTTVSVAGSHGHLELNVFKPVMINAVLQSIRLLSDAARSFTDNCVVGIEANTDRIDKLMNESLMLVTALNPHIGYDNAAKIAKKAHADGTTLKEAALELGLLTEEQFAEWVIPSEMIKPRG, from the coding sequence ATGAGTGACATTCATAACGACGGCAAGATCTTTGGAGCCACGGGCAAAGTTCGGATTGAAACCGACTCGCTGGGCGAAGTTGCTGTACCCGTGGATGCGCATTGGGGCGCACAGACACAGCGCAGTCTTGCCAACTTTGCGATCGGTACTGAGACGATGCCTGCGCCCTTGGTGAAAGCGCTTGGTATCCAGAAACAATCCGCTGCGCGCGCCAATATGGATTTGGGCGTGCTTGATGCGAAAATTGGTGATGCGATCATCAAAGCTGCGCATGAAGTTATCGATGGTACGCTTGCCAGCCAATTCCCACTTTCGGTGTGGCAGACTGGCTCAGGCACGCAGTCGAATATGAATGCCAATGAAGTGATTGCCAGCCGCGCAAACGAGCTTTTGACCGGTGAGTTGGGTGGGAAAGAACCAGTCCACCCAAATGATCACTGCAATATGGGGCAGAGCTCAAACGATACATTCCCTACCGCCATGCATATTGCAGCCGCGAGTGAAACGATTGAGCAACTCATCCCTGCGCTTGACCATTTGCAGAGCGCTCTGGACGCAAAGGCGACCGCCTATGCCGATATCGTCAAAATCGGTCGGACACACTTGCAGGATGCAACTCCTTTGACGTTGGGTCAGGAATTCTCCGGTTACGCCAAGCAAGTCGAATACGGGATTGCTCGTCTCGAGAACGCTTTGCCTCGGGTGCTGGAGTTGGCGCAGGGCGGGACCGCTGTCGGTACAGGCATCAATTCTACAGTCGGTTTTGCCGAAAAATTCGCTGCACAAGTCGCCGAAGCGACAGGCCACAGCTTTGTTACGGCCCCCAACAAGTTTGAATCGCTTGCGGCGCATGATGCGCTCGTCGAATTGTCCGGCGCGCTCAATTCTGTCGCCGTCAGCTGCATGAAGATCGCCAATGACATCCGTTTGTTGGGCTCTGGTCCGCGTAGCGGTCTCGGTGAGATTGCTCTGCCTGCGAATGAGCCGGGCTCTTCGATCATGCCGGGCAAGGTCAATCCGACGCAGTGTGAAGCACTTACCATGGTTTGCGCGCAGGTCATGGGCAACAACACGACCGTTAGCGTGGCCGGATCGCACGGCCATCTCGAACTCAATGTGTTCAAGCCTGTGATGATCAATGCCGTGCTGCAATCGATCCGCTTGCTCAGCGACGCGGCGCGCAGCTTCACCGATAATTGTGTGGTCGGAATCGAGGCAAACACAGACCGGATCGACAAGTTGATGAATGAGAGCCTGATGCTGGTGACAGCGCTCAACCCGCATATCGGTTATGACAATGCCGCAAAAATCGCCAAGAAAGCGCATGCGGATGGTACGACCTTGAAAGAGGCTGCACTTGAATTGGGCTTGCTGACCGAAGAGCAGTTTGCCGAATGGGTTATCCCATCAGAAATGATCAAGCCGCGCGGATGA
- a CDS encoding COX15/CtaA family protein, whose amino-acid sequence MASASQTAANIGAEAGLFARPLAIARWLEVVAAFVVIIVLVGGITRLTESGLSITEWDVATGILPPLTEASWQEEFAKYQATPEYRLEASIGGMTLAEFKFIFFWEWFHRLLARLVGVVYALPLVWFWVKGAIPAGYKGRLIGLLALGGLQGLFGWLMVQSGLVGDMTDVSHFRLSLHLLTALLLLACLVWTARDMRRIARDPHARPAPITGASTVIAAVLFVQLLLGAWVAGLNAGHAAYDWPLMNGRWIPEISFSSGFWWTLTHDPFLLHFLHRWWAWIAVAALIWQGRRTRRSDRSASIVLNAVFGIMIVLGIATVLSEVSLWIAAAHQLVGALLVAATAWAMHADGAAHQAASGSQKAVT is encoded by the coding sequence ATGGCAAGTGCTTCTCAGACTGCAGCAAATATAGGCGCAGAGGCTGGACTCTTCGCGCGCCCGCTCGCGATTGCCCGATGGCTGGAGGTGGTTGCTGCATTCGTCGTGATCATTGTGCTCGTTGGCGGTATCACTCGCCTGACAGAGAGCGGCCTCTCCATAACGGAATGGGATGTCGCGACAGGGATACTCCCGCCACTGACAGAAGCCTCATGGCAGGAAGAGTTCGCCAAATATCAGGCGACCCCGGAATATCGGTTAGAAGCAAGCATTGGCGGAATGACGCTTGCCGAATTTAAATTCATTTTCTTTTGGGAATGGTTCCACCGTCTGCTCGCCCGGTTGGTTGGCGTGGTCTACGCTTTGCCGCTGGTTTGGTTCTGGGTGAAAGGTGCGATCCCCGCTGGATACAAAGGGCGTCTGATCGGCCTGCTCGCATTGGGCGGGCTTCAGGGGCTATTCGGTTGGCTTATGGTTCAGTCGGGCCTTGTCGGCGATATGACCGACGTCAGCCATTTCCGGCTCTCGCTCCACTTGCTGACCGCGCTTCTATTGCTCGCCTGTCTGGTGTGGACCGCACGCGATATGCGGCGAATAGCGCGCGATCCGCACGCGCGCCCCGCGCCGATAACGGGTGCATCCACGGTGATTGCTGCCGTTCTGTTTGTTCAATTGCTGCTCGGCGCCTGGGTTGCCGGTTTGAATGCGGGCCATGCGGCCTATGACTGGCCTTTGATGAATGGTCGTTGGATCCCGGAGATCAGTTTCTCATCCGGCTTTTGGTGGACACTTACCCATGATCCGTTCTTGCTCCACTTTTTGCATCGCTGGTGGGCGTGGATCGCTGTTGCGGCATTGATCTGGCAAGGTCGACGAACGCGGAGGTCCGATCGGTCGGCATCAATTGTTCTGAATGCCGTGTTCGGCATCATGATTGTCTTGGGAATAGCGACAGTTCTGAGCGAGGTTTCGCTTTGGATCGCTGCTGCGCACCAACTGGTTGGTGCACTTCTTGTCGCAGCGACAGCTTGGGCCATGCATGCAGATGGCGCAGCGCATCAGGCGGCAAGCGGTTCACAGAAAGCCGTCACTTGA
- a CDS encoding LytTR family DNA-binding domain-containing protein, which translates to MAESMSKNTALRTLIVDDEPLAVERIQVICAELPAINVVGTASDGAAALRLAEKLQPELALLDMTMPELDGLGVARKLAESDDPPAVIFVTAHDHFAVEAFDLEAIDYVLKPVSADRLERAIERAVARKGERKESGSQWLDELWVPHRSELLRIAVSEVHQIDAERDYVRLHVGTAEAPRSYLLLQTIAGLEARLDPDEFIRIHRSTILRRDNIRGLRHDGLGVWSAELQNGEALRIGRTYLSKVKSMAGR; encoded by the coding sequence ATGGCTGAAAGCATGTCTAAAAACACCGCGCTGCGCACCCTGATTGTCGATGATGAACCTCTCGCGGTTGAGCGCATTCAGGTGATTTGTGCGGAACTGCCCGCGATCAATGTTGTGGGCACGGCGAGCGATGGAGCGGCCGCTTTGCGACTGGCTGAAAAGCTGCAACCGGAACTTGCGTTGCTTGATATGACCATGCCGGAACTGGATGGCTTAGGGGTCGCGCGTAAGCTGGCAGAATCGGATGATCCGCCCGCCGTGATCTTTGTAACAGCGCATGATCATTTTGCCGTTGAAGCGTTCGATCTTGAGGCGATTGACTACGTGTTGAAACCCGTCTCCGCCGACAGGCTGGAGCGAGCGATCGAACGCGCGGTTGCACGCAAGGGCGAGCGTAAGGAATCTGGCAGCCAGTGGCTTGATGAACTGTGGGTTCCGCACCGATCTGAACTGCTCCGTATCGCCGTGAGCGAAGTGCACCAAATCGACGCCGAAAGAGACTATGTCCGCCTTCACGTAGGAACCGCTGAAGCACCGCGGTCTTACCTCTTGCTTCAGACAATCGCAGGTCTCGAAGCGCGGCTGGACCCGGACGAGTTTATCCGAATTCACCGCTCAACGATCTTGCGCCGCGATAACATTCGCGGATTGCGGCACGATGGGTTGGGCGTTTGGTCGGCAGAGTTGCAGAATGGCGAGGCATTGAGGATCGGCCGGACTTATCTGTCCAAGGTCAAATCCATGGCTGGACGCTAA
- a CDS encoding TolC family outer membrane protein produces MNAHVGLKRALFAAAGLGAIAIGAPAQADTLREALVKAYNTNPTLEAARSDQRATDEGVPIARAPGLPSANVTATHIEFVRRSANSFTAPERNLGINGQLVVPIYSGGAVKNNLRAAKELVAAGQASLRNTESAIFSQVVAAYMDVLRTEALTALTANQVEVLRINLEATNDRFEIGDLTRTDVAQSQSRFAQAQGDFQQAQANLIAARELYIQLVGTAPGELDAPPPLPGLPETVGQAIVTALEQNPNLIAAKERAEAAGFSTKAAGAGRYPTVGVFSNVDYSDFYGTLGGPISSDFLQSETTANVGVRLTVPLFQGGLPAARQRQAGARESAALNEVIAFERDVIAQTRATYANWQSAGAVIKSSQTAVEAAELSLEGVRAENSIGNRSILDVLNAEQELLSARAQLVTARRNAYVAGFNLLALMGKAEARDLNLETGGPLYDPMVNYERVRGRQWDWDRDPKAEAQSTRTVDIPPADAMIGPRLEPGE; encoded by the coding sequence ATGAATGCACATGTCGGCCTGAAACGCGCATTGTTCGCCGCCGCCGGTCTCGGCGCGATTGCGATTGGCGCACCGGCACAGGCCGACACTCTGCGCGAAGCTCTGGTGAAGGCATACAATACAAACCCCACGCTAGAAGCCGCCCGTTCTGATCAGCGCGCCACCGATGAAGGTGTGCCAATTGCCCGTGCGCCGGGCCTGCCAAGCGCCAACGTCACAGCAACGCACATCGAGTTTGTCCGGCGCTCCGCAAACAGCTTCACGGCGCCAGAGCGCAATCTCGGCATTAATGGCCAGCTCGTGGTTCCGATCTATTCCGGCGGAGCGGTGAAGAACAATCTGCGCGCCGCCAAAGAACTGGTCGCAGCCGGGCAGGCATCACTTCGAAACACCGAAAGCGCCATTTTTAGCCAAGTGGTCGCCGCATATATGGATGTGCTTCGTACAGAAGCGCTGACCGCATTGACTGCCAATCAGGTTGAGGTTTTGAGGATCAATCTCGAAGCCACCAATGACCGGTTTGAGATTGGCGATCTGACCCGCACCGATGTCGCCCAATCGCAATCCCGATTTGCTCAGGCCCAAGGCGACTTTCAGCAAGCACAGGCGAATCTCATCGCCGCGCGCGAGTTGTACATTCAACTGGTTGGCACGGCGCCCGGTGAACTCGACGCACCGCCGCCTCTTCCCGGCCTGCCCGAAACGGTAGGACAGGCAATCGTCACAGCCCTGGAACAGAATCCCAACCTGATCGCAGCGAAAGAACGCGCAGAAGCGGCTGGTTTCAGCACCAAAGCCGCAGGGGCCGGTAGATATCCGACGGTCGGTGTCTTTTCTAACGTCGATTACAGCGACTTTTACGGCACATTGGGTGGGCCGATATCGTCCGACTTCCTTCAAAGTGAAACGACGGCGAATGTTGGTGTGCGTCTCACAGTGCCGCTGTTTCAAGGCGGGCTGCCCGCTGCCCGTCAACGTCAGGCTGGCGCGCGTGAAAGCGCCGCTTTGAACGAAGTCATTGCATTCGAACGCGACGTTATTGCGCAAACCCGCGCAACCTACGCCAATTGGCAATCGGCCGGCGCAGTCATCAAAAGCTCGCAAACGGCCGTTGAGGCAGCTGAATTGAGCCTCGAAGGCGTGCGCGCGGAGAACTCCATCGGCAATCGCTCAATTCTCGATGTTCTGAATGCCGAACAGGAATTGCTATCCGCACGGGCGCAATTGGTAACTGCACGTCGCAACGCTTATGTCGCAGGCTTCAATCTGCTAGCCCTTATGGGAAAGGCCGAGGCGCGCGACCTCAATCTCGAAACCGGCGGCCCGCTATACGATCCTATGGTTAATTATGAGCGTGTTCGCGGACGCCAATGGGATTGGGATCGCGATCCAAAAGCAGAAGCGCAGTCGACCAGAACCGTTGACATTCCGCCCGCTGACGCGATGATTGGCCCACGTCTGGAACCCGGCGAGTAA
- a CDS encoding histidine kinase: protein MLASIVGLWIVYFLLISARGAMLGLDIQPELLWRRSIVCTFAVFITVVLWFILRLFEQQKRWVLFAVALVVAFPGAIAIAQVNQVLFTSLNERLEQKYAEERGFKLRRDESGNLLAEIDAPQEWQLKNVDDFDPDNPPVITFILQDAEDTGQKWYPLIDASLSRYYILLTWAALYIAFLAIAQAREAERREQKFRSAAKAAEIRSLRYQVNPHFLFNTLNSLSALVMTGKAERAERMIQSISRFYRHSLADEPTSDVALEDEFDLQQLYLDIEAVRFPDRLTCEFDLPEDLKEARVPGMILQPLVENSVKYAVSNVTRNITIRVAAREEFDRLVISVSDDGPGVPEGSPHGFGIGLANVRDRLEARFGPDIGFTSAPVPGGYTTEIRIPLTRHG from the coding sequence GTGCTTGCGTCTATCGTCGGCCTTTGGATCGTCTATTTCCTTCTGATCTCGGCCCGCGGCGCCATGCTTGGGCTGGATATTCAGCCTGAACTGCTTTGGCGGCGTAGCATTGTTTGTACGTTCGCTGTGTTTATCACCGTGGTGCTGTGGTTCATCCTCCGCCTTTTCGAACAGCAAAAGCGTTGGGTGCTTTTCGCAGTTGCTCTTGTGGTGGCTTTCCCCGGCGCCATTGCCATCGCGCAAGTCAATCAAGTGCTGTTTACGTCGCTAAACGAGCGGCTGGAGCAGAAATACGCCGAAGAACGCGGGTTTAAGCTGCGCCGCGATGAATCGGGCAATCTGCTCGCTGAAATTGATGCTCCTCAGGAATGGCAGCTGAAGAACGTAGACGATTTCGATCCTGACAATCCGCCAGTGATCACTTTTATCCTGCAGGATGCCGAAGATACGGGCCAAAAATGGTACCCATTGATCGATGCCTCGCTCAGCCGATATTATATTCTGCTGACTTGGGCTGCGCTGTACATCGCCTTTCTTGCGATTGCTCAGGCTCGCGAGGCAGAGCGGCGCGAACAGAAATTCCGTTCAGCCGCCAAAGCGGCAGAGATTCGATCTCTGAGATATCAGGTCAATCCGCACTTCCTGTTCAACACACTGAACTCGCTGTCAGCGCTCGTTATGACGGGCAAGGCAGAACGTGCAGAGCGCATGATCCAGAGCATCAGCCGGTTTTATCGTCACTCGCTTGCGGATGAGCCGACCAGTGATGTCGCGCTTGAAGACGAATTTGACCTGCAGCAGCTCTATCTTGATATCGAAGCCGTTCGCTTCCCGGATCGTTTGACATGCGAGTTTGACCTTCCGGAAGATCTGAAAGAAGCGCGCGTGCCGGGCATGATCTTGCAGCCACTGGTTGAAAACTCGGTAAAGTACGCAGTCTCAAATGTGACGCGGAACATAACAATCCGTGTTGCCGCGCGCGAGGAATTTGACAGACTGGTCATTAGCGTGAGTGACGATGGCCCTGGGGTTCCTGAGGGATCTCCTCATGGTTTCGGAATTGGACTCGCGAATGTGCGCGATCGGCTCGAAGCTCGCTTTGGCCCGGACATCGGCTTCACTTCTGCCCCCGTTCCGGGCGGCTACACAACAGAGATACGGATTCCATTGACCCGCCATGGCTGA
- the cutA gene encoding divalent-cation tolerance protein CutA: MNEVGAVLVWCPFPNRAKAREVSNALLDQKLIACANIVGDIEVIYEWNDSRCNENEVGVLFKTTDAICDEMIQKLGDYHPYDTPAIIGWRCDNSHPSTRAWLIEQTLSEEG, from the coding sequence TTGAACGAAGTTGGCGCTGTCTTGGTTTGGTGCCCATTTCCCAATCGGGCCAAAGCGCGTGAAGTATCAAACGCGCTTCTCGACCAAAAACTGATCGCTTGCGCCAATATCGTCGGTGATATTGAAGTTATCTACGAATGGAATGACAGTCGCTGCAACGAGAATGAAGTAGGCGTTCTGTTCAAGACTACGGATGCCATATGCGATGAAATGATTCAGAAGTTGGGTGATTATCACCCCTATGATACACCCGCGATTATTGGCTGGCGTTGTGACAATTCGCACCCGTCTACTCGGGCATGGCTGATTGAACAGACTTTGTCTGAAGAGGGCTAG
- the rpsI gene encoding 30S ribosomal protein S9 has protein sequence MADENNTVSDLSDLKDIAGDAPAADAAEIAQNPAAPLREQELDAQGRAYATGRRKDAKARVWIKPGTGKVTVNGRDQEVYFARPTLRLIIDQPFTITDRQGQYDVVATVRGGGLSGQAGAVKHGISQALAKFEPELRATVKSAGFLTRDSRVVERKKYGRAKARRSFQFSKR, from the coding sequence ATGGCTGACGAAAACAACACCGTCTCCGACCTGTCGGATCTCAAAGACATCGCTGGCGACGCACCCGCTGCGGATGCTGCTGAAATTGCTCAAAATCCTGCGGCGCCGCTGCGCGAGCAAGAGCTGGACGCACAAGGCCGCGCCTATGCGACCGGTCGTCGTAAAGACGCCAAAGCACGTGTCTGGATTAAACCAGGCACCGGTAAAGTCACCGTCAATGGCCGCGATCAGGAAGTGTATTTTGCACGTCCGACACTGCGTCTGATCATTGATCAGCCTTTCACGATCACCGATCGTCAGGGCCAGTATGACGTTGTTGCAACTGTCCGCGGCGGCGGCCTTTCAGGCCAAGCTGGCGCGGTTAAGCACGGCATCAGCCAGGCACTTGCCAAGTTTGAGCCTGAGCTGCGCGCTACCGTGAAGTCGGCCGGGTTCCTTACTCGCGATAGCCGTGTTGTTGAGCGTAAGAAGTATGGCCGTGCGAAAGCGCGTCGTAGCTTCCAGTTCTCGAAGCGTTAA
- a CDS encoding MerC domain-containing protein has protein sequence MTDTSSSIRRRFDRTGIMLAGLCALHCVATVVLVSALGVGGHFLLSPEIHRIGLALALIVAAVAIGWGALKHRRAAPFVTAMMGLTFMGGALAMPHGMGEAVLTIIGVSLVTIGHLLNMRPFLKRD, from the coding sequence ATGACTGACACATCATCCTCGATTCGCCGCCGGTTTGACCGGACAGGCATTATGCTCGCAGGGCTATGCGCATTGCATTGCGTTGCGACGGTTGTGTTGGTGTCTGCCCTGGGAGTTGGTGGGCACTTCCTGCTTTCGCCAGAAATTCACCGGATCGGACTGGCCCTCGCATTGATCGTTGCAGCGGTCGCGATCGGTTGGGGCGCACTCAAACATCGCCGTGCAGCACCATTCGTAACCGCGATGATGGGCCTTACATTTATGGGCGGCGCGCTTGCGATGCCACATGGTATGGGTGAGGCTGTGCTGACAATTATCGGCGTATCGCTGGTCACTATCGGCCACTTGCTCAATATGCGGCCCTTCTTAAAGCGCGATTGA